In Gemmatimonadaceae bacterium, the genomic window CTGTTCGCCGGTTAAAGTGGCACATGAGCTGGGTTCAGAACGTCGTGAGACAGTTCGGTCTGTATCCGTCGTGGGCGTTGGAGAATTGAGGGGAGCGGACTTTAGTACGAGAGGACCGAGTCGGACGACCCGCTCGTGTCCCGGCTGTGGCGCCAGCTGCAACGCCGGGTAGCGATGGTCGGTGGCGATAACCGCTGAAAGCATCTAAGTGGGAAGCGCCCCCCAAGATGAATTCTCCCTGGAGCCTTGAGCTCCCTGAAGGGCCGGAGGAGACTACTCCGTCGATAGGCAGCACGTGGAAGCGTCGCGAGACGTTCCGAGCGCAGCTGTCCTAATCGCCCGTGCGGCTTGACTCCCCCATGGTTTTACCACCATGGACGAAGCAATCCCGCAGAGCACACGCACGTCTTGCAGCACTCGCCCGGAGTGGCGATGCTGCCCCATGATCACCCCTTCCGTTTGTCGAATCTTGAGCCCTCGGGCTCCCGATTCGCTGGCGACTAGAGCGTCAGGGCCACACCCGTTCCCATCCCGAACACGGTCGTTAAGCCTGATAGCGCCGATGGTACTCCGGGCGAGAGCTCGCGGGAGAGTAGGCCGTCGCCGGCACCCCTTCGAACCCCCCGTCCCTCCCTGCGAGGGATGGGGGGTTCGTGTATATACTTGGGTCTCTGCCTATGATCGCTCTCTTCGCCCCCCAGGTCACCACGCGCCCCGTGCCCGCACCGGCGGCGCACCCGTGACCCGCGCCGGTATCGTCACCGTCGCCGGCTTCCCCAATGCCGGGAAGTCCACCCTCCTCAACCGACTGGTCGGCGAAAAGCTCGCCATCACCTCGGCCAAGGCGCAAAGCACCCGCCATCGCATCGTCGGGATTCGCACCGAGGGCGATGCGCAGATGGTCATTCTCGATACGCCCGGACTGCTCGAGCCCCGCGACACCCTGCACAGCGCCATGCGCAATGCCGCCCTCGCGGCGGTGCGTGATGCCGATGTGCTCGTGCATGTCGTCGACGCCAGCGGCACCATTCCCGAAAGCTTCCAACACGCGGCGCAACTCGACCACGCGCCTCGCGCCGTCACCATCCTCGCGCTCAACAAGGCAGATCTCCTCACCGCCGATCAGCGCGAGGCACTCCAGGTCCTGCATCCCGACGCCGTCTTTCTGTCGGCGACGAGCGGCAGTGGGGTCGATACGCTGGTGAGCACCATCACCGGCAAGTTGCCGGTCAGTCCGTATCTCTATCCGGACGACGAGATCTCCACGCAACCGGTGCGATTCTTCTGCGCCGAGTTCGTGCGGGAAACGGCACTGGATCAGTTGGGTGACGAGCTCCCGCACGCGCTCGCGTGTG contains:
- the era gene encoding GTPase Era; translation: MTRAGIVTVAGFPNAGKSTLLNRLVGEKLAITSAKAQSTRHRIVGIRTEGDAQMVILDTPGLLEPRDTLHSAMRNAALAAVRDADVLVHVVDASGTIPESFQHAAQLDHAPRAVTILALNKADLLTADQREALQVLHPDAVFLSATSGSGVDTLVSTITGKLPVSPYLYPDDEISTQPVRFFCAEFVRETALDQLGDELPHALACEIEEFREGSSPLYIRAVLHVERDSQKRIVIGANGQQIKKLGKSAREKIERFVGQPVYLDLWVKVLPNWRKNRSAVRRLGYGDPEQRP